One genomic window of Gossypium hirsutum isolate 1008001.06 chromosome D11, Gossypium_hirsutum_v2.1, whole genome shotgun sequence includes the following:
- the LOC107904503 gene encoding actin-related protein 2/3 complex subunit 5A → MAEVKKSVESDNAEDILTKIENKSLKIESLIKQYKFIEAIKTALEGYPPRDERCKSANWIGVHKALMAIKDVEGMLRSLDPQYYDILMKYIYRGLSTGNRTTCDQCLKIHEKLTEKAGFGCILRSLADTVNTV, encoded by the exons ATGGCAGAAGTGAAGAAATCTGTGGAATCTGATAACGCCGAGGATATACtaacaaaaatagaaaacaaatctTTGAAGATTGAGAGCTTAATTAAACA ATATAAATTCATTGAAGCGATTAAAACTGCGCTCGAGGGTTATCCTCCCCGAGACGAACGATGCAAG TCTGCAAATTGGATAGGTGTGCATAAAGCATTAATGGCTATAAAAGATGTTGAAGGAATGCTTCGTTCTTTAGATCCCCAGTACTATGATATTCTTATGAA GTATATATATAGAGGATTGTCGACTGGAAATCGCACAACATGTGACCAATGCCTTAAGATCCATGAAAAGCTGACAGAGAAAGCTGGTTTCGGATGCATACTTCGTTCCCTTGCAGACACTGTGAATACAGTTTGA
- the LOC107904502 gene encoding uncharacterized protein: MQGGRGGRDPFFNFGGDPFGGDLFGGDPFGGSGGFGGFGGPRNLFSNFFGGRNPFDDPFITRPFGSMFDSSFFGPGQSPFMDMHPTGFIERQAPEPKRPRGLIIEELNSDDEKEEADTGMKGNPRKHGRSNAEPYVEVPDDEAGQSERRNRHLQYMNGYNGLYQNQQQQQPQTSSFVFQSSTVTYGGADGAYHTSSKTRRTGSDGITFEESKEADTTTGQASHRVSRGLHNKGHSVMRKLNSDGRVDTMQTLHNLNEDELPGFEESWKGKAQKRLPGWSGSFIGHDNIGTGSSGQNGQAGRGGWALPSTESSQPKGRMMVDARDRSGPLRSQHTRMKGSADFKDKSSHSQGKRRD, from the exons ATGCAGGGAGGCAGAGGTGGAAGAGATCCTTTCTTCAATTTTGGTGGTGACCCCTTCGGTGGTGACCTCTTCGGTGGTGACCCCTTCGGTGGTTCTGGGGGCTTTGGAGGATTTGGTGGTCCTAGAAATTTATTCTCCAACTTCTTTGGAGGAAGGAACCCATTTGATGACCCTTTTATCACACGCCCTTTTGGAAGCATGTTTGATTCAAGCTTCTTTGGCCCCGGTCAAAGTCCTTTTATGGATATGCATCCGACTGGGTTTATTGAGCGTCAGGCTCCAGAGCCAAAGAGACCAAGGGGTCTGATTATTGAAGAACTAAATTCTGATGATGAGAAGGAAGAAGCAGATACCGGGATGAAAGggaatcctaggaagcatggtaGGTCTAATGCCGAACCTTATGTTGAGGTTCCAGATGATGAAGCTGGACAATCTGAGAGAAGGAACAGGCATTTGCAGTATATGAATGGTTACAATGGTTTGTATCAAAATCAGCAGCAGCAACAGCCTCAAACTAGTAGTTTTGTGTTTCAGAGCTCCACTGTCACTTATGGTGGCGCTGATGGAGCTTACCATACTTCATCAAAAACAAGGAGGACTGGAAGTGATGGA ATTACTTTTGAAGAAAGCAAAGAAGCAGACACAACTACAGGCCAAGCAAGCCACCGGGTTTCTAGGGGACTTCACAACAAG GGTCATTCAGTTATGAGAAAGCTGAACTCGGATGGTAGGGTGGATACGATGCAGACCTTACATAATTTGAATGAAG ATGAACTTCCTGGTTTTGAAGAATCTTGGAAAGGAAAAGCCCAAAAGCGTCTGCCTGGCTGGTCCGGGAGTTTTATTGGCCATGATAACATAG GGACTGGCAGCAGTGGACAGAACGGGCAGGCAGGTCGGGGAGGATGGGCACTTCCCTCTACTGAGTCTTCTCAACCAAAAGGGAGGATGATGGTAGATGCAAGAGACAGGTCAGGGCCTTTGCGTAGCCAACACACTAGGATGAAAGGATCAGCAGATTTTAAAGATAAGAGTTCTCACTCTCAAGGGAAACGTAGGGACTAA
- the LOC107904500 gene encoding AT-hook motif nuclear-localized protein 1, translating into MESKEFVTTTTATAGVTVVGSDSPSDYHIAPRSENSTQNPNPTPGSAPPPQPHATQPGPPPPVSVSGMPEKKKRGRPRKYGPDGSVTKALSPKPISTSAPAPPSVIDFSAVKRGKVKSPISFSKAKNEPENLGEWVPCSVGANFTPHIITVNAGEDVTMKIISFSQQGPRAICILSANGIISSVTLRQPDSSGGTLTYEGRFEILSLSGSFMPNESGGTRSRSGGMSVSLASPDGRVVGGGVAGLLVAAGPVQVVVGSFLAGNQHEQNLKKQKHDSVTISAATPMAVIPISSADPKLNISSSFRGDTWSPTDSRNKPTDINASLPGG; encoded by the exons ATGGAGTCAAAAGAATTTGTAACTACCACTACTGCTACTGCTGGAGTTACAGTGGTAGGATCCGATTCTCCATCGGACTACCACATAGCTCCAAGGTCCGAAAACTCAACCCAAAACCCGAACCCGACTCCCGGATCCGCTCCACCGCCGCAGCCCCATGCGACGCAACCGGGACCTCCGCCGCCGGTTTCAGTGTCGGGGATGccagagaagaagaagaggggaaggcCTAGAAAATATGGACCGGACGGTTCAGTCACTAAAGCGCTCTCTCCGAAACCGATATCAACATCTGCGCCAGCGCCACCTTCGGTTATCGACTTCTCTGCCGTGAAGAGAGGGAAAGTGAAATCTCCGATATCGTTTTCAAAGGCCAAGAACGAGCCGGAGAATTTAG GTGAATGGGTTCCATGTTCTGTCGGAGCTAATTTTACGCCGCATATCATCACTGTTAATGCTGGTGAG GATGTCACAATGAAGATTATATCATTTTCCCAACAAGGGCCTCGAGCTATATGTATTCTCTCTGCAAATGGGATCATCTCAAGTGTCACTCTTCGGCAACCAGATTCTTCCGGGGGTACATTGACATACGAG GGTCGTTTTGAGATACTGTCCTTGTCCGGTTCTTTCATGCCCAATGAAAGTGGAGGAACAAGAAGCAGATCTGGCGGGATGAGTGTTTCATTAGCAAGTCCAGATGGACGTGTAGTAGGTGGTGGAGTCGCTGGACTCCTAGTAGCTGCTGGTCCCGTGCAG GTTGTAGTAGGCAGTTTTCTGGCCGGGAACCAGCACGAACAGAATCTGAAGAAACAGAAGCACGACTCTGTAACAATATCAGCTGCCACACCAATGGCTGTTATTCCCATTTCTAGTGCCGATCCCAAATTAAACATCTCCTCATCTTTCCGTGGCGATACTTGGTCGCCGACGGATTCAAGAAATAAGCCCACTGACATTAATGCATCTCTGCCTGGAGGctaa